The DNA window GCCGACGATGCTGCCTGCAGGTCGATGACCTGCTCGGCCAGCAGCAGGTCGTTATTAAATCCCTTCGCGGATTGGGCAAAATCAAAGGCGTTTCCGGCGGTGCCATTATGGGCGACGGCCAAATCAGCTTGATTCTCGACGTACCGGGGCTCCTCGAATTGGCCCAGGACCCCGATGCAAATCTGTGAGGTGAGCCTATGACTTTAATCCAGCCTATCTTGGACGAATTGGTTCTGACGGATGAGCAGTTTGCACGGATTTGCCGAATGGTTTATGAGCACTGCGGCATCAATCTCCACGAGGGCAAAAAGGAGCTCGTCCGCGCCCGCCTGGCCAAAATGCTTCGAAAATACCATATGAAATCCTACGACGAATACATCGATTTCGTCCTGCAGGATGTCGGCGGAAAAACGTTCTACGAAATGATCGACCAAATCAGCACCAACCTGACCAGTTTTTTCCGCGAACCCAAACACTTTGAATACCTCACACAGAAGTTTCTGCCGGAACTGATTGCCAAAAAGCAGAAAATCGGCCGCCTCCGAATCCGCGCCTGGAGCGCTGGATGTTCCTCCGGCGAAGAACCTTATTCGATGGCCATCACCCTGCTCGAATCCCTCCCCAAAAATCAGACCTGGGATGTGCGGATTCTGGCCACGGATATCTCTACACGCGTCCTTCAGACGGCTCAGCAGGGGCTCTACGAAGCCCAGCGTGTCGCTGCCGTCTCCGCCGACCTCAAACGACGCTACTTAATCCCGCGAAAAGAAAGAAACGGAGAGATGTACTACGAAGTCGCCTCTGCTGCCCGAAACATTCTTACGTTCAAGTACCTGAACCTGATGGACCCCTGGCCGTTTCGAGGCCCTTTTGATTTCATCTTCTGCCGAAATGTAATGATTTACTTTGACAAACCTACCCAAGAAAAACTCGTCAACCGTTTCTGGGATATCCTCGATGTCGACGGGCATTTCTTCACCGGCCATTCCGAGTCCCTGACCGGAATCCGCCATTCCTTCTCTTACGTACAGCCGACTATCTATAGGAAACAATGATGCTCACAGCTGTGAAAAAGAAAAACATCGTCGTGCAAGTCTCGGACGCCCGCATCTCTGCCGACTTGGATTCGGTCCTCGTGACCTACTCGCTCGGTTCCTGCGTCGCCGTCACCCTCTATGACCCCGCCGTCCCAATCGGCGGCATGATTCATTATCAGCTGCCGGAATCCTCTATGGACGCCGCCCGAGCCCAGCTCGAACCGTTCATGTTCTGCGATACCGGGATGGATGTTCTCATCCAGAATCTGCTCCGATACGGCGCCGACAAACGCCGTTTGATTGTCAAGGCCGCCGGAGGAGCGGCCATGAAAACCGGTCCGCAGGGGTTTGATATCGGAAAACGCAATTTTCTGGCTTTGCGAAAAGCCCTCTGGAAATACAGCCTGCTGCTGAAAGGTCAGGATGTCGGCGGCGATCAGCCCCGCAACTTTTACCTGCATCTGGATGACGGCACCGTCATTGTCAAAACCGGCGGAATTGAAAAAATCTTGTAAAAGGAGCTTAAAAATGCCTCCGGCTGCTACGGAAACGACCAAGGTTTTGATTGTCGATGATTCCGCGATTGTCCGAAAAATCCTCAGCACCCAGCTGGGAGCCCATCCGTCGATTGAAGTGATTGCCACCGCTCCCGACCCCTATATCGCCCGCGACAAAATCGTCCAGCTCAACCCCGATGTGCTGATTCTGGACGTCGAAATGCCCCGAATGGACGGCGTCACCTTCCTGAAGAAACTGATGAAGCATCATCCGATGCCGGTCATTATTTTCAGTTCTTTGACGCCGCAGGGCAGCAAAACCGCCATCGAAGCCCTCGCCTCGGGTGCCGTTGAAGTCCTGGCAAAACCGGGGCCGTCCTATTCCGTCGGCGATGCCTGTAAACATCTTTGCGAAACCATTCTGGCCATTCCCAAAGGCCGTTATCCCAAACCCGTTGCGACACAGGCCGAGCCGGTAAAACCTCTCGAATCCGCCTCGATGCTCGAGACTACAAACAAAATCCTGGCCATCGGCGCCTCCACAGGCGGGGTACAGGCCCTCACCTGCGTCCTGTCCGCTCTCCCGCCGGATTGTCCGGGAACCGTCGTCGTTCAGCATATGCCCGCCCAATTCACCCGTTCCTTCGCGGAGCGGCTCAACAGCGAATGCAAAGTCCAGGTCAAAGAAGCCGCGGACGGCGACTCCGTCATCCCCGGCAGAGTCCTCATCGCCCCCGGCGGCTATCACATGGTTCTCCAGCGTTCCGGTGCCAATTACTACGTCTCCATCAAAGACGGACCCGCCGTCTGTCATCAGAAGCCCAGCGTCGAAGTCCTCTTCAACTCCGTCGCCAAATATGCCGGCCCCAACGCCGTCGGCGCCATCCTCACCGGCATGGGCAATGACGGCGCCAAGGGACTGTTGGCCATGAGACAGGCCGGCGCCCACACCATCGCACAGGATGAGGCCACCTGCATCGTCTTTGGAATGCCTAAGGAAGCCATCAAACTGGATGCCGCCGAGGTCGTTTTGCCGCTCGACAAAATCGCCTCTGCATTGATTCAGTACGCGCAAAATTAAGACAGAAAAAAAAACTTGCAGCCCCCCTTCTCGGCCGGTATATACAATTCCTGTTTCGAGATAGAACAAGTCGAAAAAACAGGAATCTGCTGATGGCGATTGAAATTCTTTTGCCTCGTTTAGGTCGGACAATGGAACAGGCCGTCATTGTGGCCGTCCATGTCCAGGTTGGACAAAAAGTCAGCAAAGGCCAGGTCCTGGCCGATATCGAAACGGACAAGGCGGCCATGCAGATTGAATCCCCCGCCGATGGAACCATACGCGCCGTTCTCGTCGAACCGCCGGTTACTCTGCCGGTGGATACCCCTCTCTTTGTGCTCACCGAAGACGGACGACCCATCGACCCTGAACGGCTGGAAAAACTCAAACAGCAGGTCCAAACCGCCCGCGAAAGGGTCCTCGAACCCGCTGCTCCCCTTGCCCATTCCGTTTCTCCTGCAGACCTCCTGCGGATTCCGGAAGCCCCCTCCCTCATCAGACCCCAGGAAGCCGTGAAGGCCTTTCAGACTTCCGGTGCCGTTGCGCCTGCCCAGTTCAAACCCGGCAAAAAAGTCCCTTTTACACGCTGGCAGGCCGTCGTAGCCCAAAGAATGCTCCTTTCCAAACGTCAAATCCCCTGCTTTTACCTGAATCTGCAGGTCGACGTGACAGAATTGGCTCAATTGCGGGATACCCTCAAGCAAAAGGGCAACAACCTGTCTTATAACGACTTTCTCCTCAAAGCCGCCGCCGTTTCCCTGCGGCGATACCCCATTTTAACAGGTCGTCTGGGGACAGATACCATTGAGCTGGCCCCCCAAATCGATATCGGACTGGCTGTTGCCTCCGAACAGGGGGTTGTCGCACCGGTCCTGCGGGCGGTGGATACCCTGTCTTTGCCCCAGATTTCCGCCGCCGTTGAAGATCTGGTCACCCGAGCACGCCGAAACGCCCTGCGCCCTGAAGACCTCGACGGCGGTTCGATGACCGTCAGCAATCTGGGCGGCTACGGTATCGACTCCTTTATCCCAATCGTTATCCCCGGTCAGACGTCCATTTTGGGCGTCGGACGAATCCGCGAACAATGCGTCCCCGACGGGAACCAAATCCAAATCCGAAAACGAATGACCCTCACCCTCTCGGTAGATCACCGCATCGTCAACGGTGCAGAAGCCGCCCAGTTTCTTGACCATATCAAAAAACTGCTCGAACACCCCCAGGAACTGCTCGACAACCCTTAAACACCCCCGCCCCAGCCCGGGAAAATCCCCAGCAGACCCCGGCGAATCATCATCACGGCAATCGCCGCCAGAATCAGACTGGCCACTTTGGAAAGTGCCTGCGAGCCCGTTGACCCCAGCAGCCGATTCCAGAACTCCGCCGTCAGCAAAATCCCGACCGCCAGCACCAGATTCAGCAGCACCGCCGCCAGCGTTGCCGCCAGCCCGTGCACATCCACCAGCATCAGACTGGTCGTCAGTACCGCCGGCCCCACAATCAGCGGCACCCCCAGCGGAACAGCCCCCAGCGTATCCACCCGACGGGCAAACTTGGTCCCCGAAGTCAAATCCAGGGTCGCTATAATAAACAGCAGCGCCCCGCCGGCCACCATAAAATCAGAAACGCTGATGCCCAAAAAACGAAAAATACCTTTGCCCAAAAAGATGAATCCCACCGCCACCGACAGCGCTGTAAAAAAGGAATGTTTAACAACCCGACGGCGTTCCGCAGGCGAAACCCCTTCAACAAGCCCCATATAAATCGGCAATATCCCCATCGCATCGACCGCGACAAACAGCGGAACAAAGACCATCCAGAAATCACGCATACACTCCCTTTCGCGATTCCCTGCTCCCTGAGCTTATCCCAGTTTCCGCGGCCCTTTGGTTTTCGCCTTCCAAACCGGCTTCGGGCCGTTTGAGTATAAAAAAACCTGCCCGCTTTTCCGCAGGCAGGTTGGAATCCTCAACCCCGTTTCACCAGGCCCGTTTACGCCTCAATCCGCTCAATCACAACCTGCTGATATTTCTGCCGATGTCCGATTTTCTTCTTGGAGTTCTTGCGGCGGCGGAAATACATCGGATACAGCTTGGGCCCTTTGACCACCGACTCTTCGGCTGTCCCCTGGAAACGGGCCGTCACTTTAGCCCCCTTCACATACGGTTCGCCGATTCGAATCGAATCCCCATCCCGCACCAGCAGCACCTTGTCCAGCTGAATCGTCTGAGCGTCCGCCGGTGCATCCGTCAGCTCAATCCGAAGCATATCTCCCTGAACGACCTTATATTGCTTGCCGCCTTGTTCGATAATCGCGTACATTGTCTTCCTCATCTCTTAAAAAACTTTGTCCAATCCCAAACCTATAAGAGTCAGGTATTGTAGATTTTTTTAATCTTCTTGTAAAGTCTTTTTTGCCGGCAATTTTAAAAAACGTAACCCCTTGTCCAAAAAGACGTTGCCGCACAACGCCTCTTCCGCTTCGTCTGCCGGCTGATTGGAAATCTTATCCATTGCCAAAGAACCGCCGATATTCTATGATACCCCTTTTACAAAAATCGACCGGAGAATCGGATATGGAACTGGCTGTTCTGAATGAAAACCTGCTGCCGCTCACCGAAGTCCCGCTGGACAAAATGGACCGCGGGCTGTTCTTCGGAGACGGCGTCTATGAAGTGCTCCGCAGCTACCACGGACGCATCTTTGCCCTCGAAGAGCATCTGGCCCGCTTTGAACGAAGCGCTGTCGAAATCCAGCTGGGCGGTTTCGACATCGCCCAAATCCGCTCGCGTATCCTCGAGGCCTTCGAAAAAGCCAGCTTCCGGACCGCCAAAATCTATTTTCACCTCACCCGCGGCTGCGAACTCCGCGAACACCTGCCCGGCCCGAATCTCAAACCCTCCTTCTTTCTGACCGTTCAGGAGCTCCACGACGACCCGAAAAAAAAGGAGCACGGCATCCGCGTCTGCACCCATCCGGACCTGCGATGGAAGCGATGCGACATCAAGTCTCTTAATCTGCTCCCGAATGTCCTGGCCCGCATGGAGGCCGACCGAAAAGGATGCACCGAAGCCGTTCTGGTCAATGACCAGGGGGTGATTACGGAGGGGGCGGGTTCGGCCTTCTTTGCCGTCAACGGCAAAGAAAAAACTCTTTATACCCATCCCCTCGGCCCTCAAATCCTGCCTTCTATCACCCGAGCCGTGGTCCTTCGAATCGCCCGCGATGCCGGGCTGACACCTGTCGAGCAGGCCGTCACGCCGCAGCAGGCCGCCCACATGGACGAGCTGTTCCTGGCCGTAACCACCAAAGACATCCTGCCGATTACGCAGTTTGACGGAAACCCCGTCGGAACAGGCCGACCCGGCCCCTGCACCGCCGCCCTTGTCAAAAAGTTCCAGGAATACGTCGCCGCCTACGCCCAGCGTCCTTAAGAACAGGGTCGCTGTTCTATCTGCTCAGGCTCACAGACCCGATTCGGCCAATCCCTGCTCCCTGACAACGGATGACTGACCACTGACAACTGATAACTGATAACTGATGACTGATAACTGATAACTGATGACTGATGACTGATAACTGATGACGACGACTGACGTCTTCCTTGTCCTTCCCGCTTCCCCCCTCTCATTCCCGCGACCTGTCCTTCGAAGCTTCAGCGAAGGAGGAAGGCGGGAATCCAGACCTTTCCCGCGACCTGTCCTCCGAAGCTTCAGCGAAGGAGGAAGGCGGGAATCCACCCTTTTCGAGCCTTTTTAACGCTCGTTCCTCCCCGCCCTTCCAAACCCAGGGAAACATCCAATCAGGAAAGGGCAAAAAAACCTTGCTGAAGACCCGACTTTTCTTTAAAGTGTTTCTTTTGAAGGAAATAAAGAAGGATGCAGATGGAAAGGAGCCCTCATGTCTCGCGGCCAGTCGCTGATGCGCCAGTGGAACCTCTTGAAAGCCCTCCAATCCGTCTATTTCGGCATTGACAGCCAGGAACTGGCCCAGCGCCTCGAATGCAGCCAGCGGCAGGTCCTGCGGGACCTGAATATCCTCCGCGAACTGGGCTTTCCCATCACCTACGAAGAGCGGGATTTCGGAAAGCGTTTCTGGAAATTGAGCCGCCATTTCATCGAAAGCGACCGGCTTGTCTTTACCCCCACAGAACTCATCAGCATCTACCTAAGCCAAAAACTCCTCTCTCCGCTGTCCGGCACCCAATTCGGCGAAGGACTGGCCTCGCTTCTGGAGAAAATCAAGGCCATGCTCTCCCCCCGCACCCTCGAATACTTCTCCAGACTCGAAGAACACCTTCTGGTCAAAACCTCCGCCCTGAACACCTACGCCGCCCACGACAAAGTCATCCGCATCCTCACCCGCGCCGTCCAGGACTCCCAGACCGTCCGCCTCCGCTATCAATCCACCCGGCATCCCGAGCCCTACGAAACCCTCTATCAGCCCTACGGTCTGATTTTCTTCGACGGTGACCTGTACTGCATCGGCTGGATGCAGCGATACGAAGAAATTCGCACCCTCAAAGTCAGCCGCATTCAGAGCGCCGAATCCACCGGCCAATCCTTCCGCCGACCGGCCGACTTCTCCCTCGTCCGACACGTTCAGGACAGCTTCGGCATCTTCTCCGAACCCGCTGCACCGTGCAAAATCCGCATCCGTTTTAACGGCTGGGCCGCCGCCAACGTCCGCGAAACACGCCGACACCCCTCCCAAACCATCCTCGAAGACCAAGGAGACCGGCTGCTGGCCCAGTTTGAAATCGCCCCCAGTGCCGAGCTGATTCGCTGGATTTTAAGCTTCGGCTCCCACGCACAAGTCCTGACACCGCGTTCCCTCATCCGGCAGCTCGAAAATGAACTGCAGCGGATGCTGGAGCAATACACAGCGACCCAAAAAAATTAAAAATTTTTTCTCCCCGTCAAACCCCTATTCATAGATTGTTTTCCGAATCCAAAGCCCCAAAAATCGTAGGTCTGACCAGCCCTGTCATCCCCCTCCGCCTCCCCCAAAACAAAATCCCCTGACCAGCCCTGTCAGACCATCCCCATATTATCTTAAAGGAAGGCCGTGCTGTCTCTCAGTATTTCGAATGCAGAATCGAATGAAACAGGAGAAACCTAAATGAACGAAGAAGTCAGGGGAGTCCAAATTCTTGCCGATTTATCCGAAAAACTTCAAACCAGACCGCCGTTAACCTATCGGAATTTGACGCTGGTTCCGCTGGCCGGACTGAACGGCTCGGTCTCTTATCTGCTGGCCTCCGAAGCCATCGAGCAGGGGCTGCTGACAGTCCGGGAAGTCAGCACAGCAGGACAAGTTAATTCCCTGCGTGTCGAAAACAAAAGTCCGCATCGCATCCTTCTGCTCGACGGCGAAGAACTCGTCGGAGCCAAACAAAACCGTATTCTGAACACCACAATCCTTTTGGAGGCCCAAACCGTTCAGGATATTCCCGTCTCCTGTGTGGAGCAGGGTCGCTGGCATCACTGTCGGCCCGATTTTGCCTCCGGCGGCCTCTCGTTCCCCAAATTGCGGGCCTCAAAAACCCGCCGGGTTACCGAGTCGCTCTGCTCCATCGGACAACCCTTGGCCGATCAGGGCGAAATCTGGGACGAAGTGGACCATGCGCTCCAGGCATTTGAGCTCCATTCTCCAACCAAAGCGATGAAAGATGTGTACGACCGTCAAAAAGACAGCTGGGAGGATTTTACAAAAGCCCTCCCTTACCCGGAAGGAGCCTGCGGAGTGGCCGCAGCCATCTGCGGACGTGTGCTGATACTGGATGTTTTCGATAAGCCCGACACCCTGAAAAAAATCTGGCCGCGCCTCACCGCCGCCTATGCCCTCGAGGCGCTCCAGCAAAGAAAGGAACCCGAAAAACCGTTCGATGAAAAAAACGCCCGATTCTTTCTCGACGGCCTGAAACGATGCCAAACCCATCTGTTCAGGGCCGTCGGGCTCGGAGAGGAACTTCGCTTCCAGTCCGATGAGCTCTTCGGACAGGCCTTATGGTTTGAACAGTCCGTCATCCATCTGGCCTTATTTCCCAATGACGGACGCGAACACGGGCAAAGCCGAATGATGCCGCCAGCCTTCCGGCGGTCCCGGTACATGTACTAAGGCGTCAGCGTTCTCCTTGGAGATAGGCGGGGTGCAGAGAATGCTCGCGGCGAGGGGAGAATAGCGGCAGAAGGGCTTGGTAGGAAAGCCCCGGCTCTCTGCACAGCGGAGGACACTCGGCGGAAAGCCGAGGCGTCCTCCGCCTTGCCGCCGTTGACCGTTTGAATCAGGTACAATGCAACAAATGGATTTTCTTACGGATTGAAACAGCAATAGAACTTCAGCAAAGGAGCGGAATTATGACGGCAAAACAAACGCGTCCCCGATGGAAACAGCGGCTGCTGAAATGGCTGCTGAGCCCCAGGGAACTGGAATGGCTTCAGGAAGGACCTCAGGAAGTCCGTCACATTAACAGCGAACTGTACAAAATCTTCCATTGGCTCAAGTGGCTCAAAGAATACACCGACACCGTCGCCAACGAGGCGGAAGCCGACCGGTTTCTGTCGCTGGAGGCCTGGCTGGCAACTCGGCAGGAGTTTGAGGATGACCTGGACCCGGAGGAACAGGAGGAACTGCAGCGGCAGCTCGAACGCCAGATGGAAGAGCAGGAATGGATGCGCCGATTGGGCATGGATGAAATGTATGAGGCATTCAAGCGAGACCCTGAAAAATGGCACAAAGACTTCAATGACCGGCTCTATCCGTGGAAATCCTTCCAGGAAGTCTGGAAGCTTTGTCTGGAAAACTCGCATCGGCGGAGCATCGAACGGCTGCGGAAACAGCTGGGGTTTCCAAATCCCCTTCCTCCGTCCAAATCCGAAAAGCCGGCGTATTCGGTTGTTGAGGCAGACAACGCCCTGAATGCACTAAAACCTCAATCCGCAGAAAAAGACAAAACCTAACAGCACCTTCGGGCGGCAGGCGGAAAATAGCTCGTTTCCGCTTGCCGCCGGCCGCCGCAAACCGGACTCTAACCTTCTATGCCTTCTTTGCCGCCCTGCCTTCAGACAATCCCCGCTGGAAAGTCGAAAATTGGAAATCGGAAATAGAAAATTGGAAATGGAAACTCGAAAATCCCCCCACCCCTCCCCCGTCCACCTGCATCCCTGTATTCCTGTATTCTTGAATTCTTATCTCCCCGCCCCCGTCTCCCATCGCGCCCGGAGGGATTCGAACCCCCGACCTGCGGATTAGAAATCCGCTGCTCTATCCAGCTGAGCTACAGGCGCCGGATTGAAACGGCACTTTCCCCGCCTCAAACCCCGCAGGGGAAAACTCGCCGACTAAACCCATTATAAACCCCGCCGGCACAGCCGGTCAACCCTCAGCGCCGTTTGCCCGCCAGATACTCATTGATGGCCGCCGCCGCAATCCGCCCCTGCCCCATCGCCAAAATCACCGTCGCCGCCCCCAGCACAATATCCCCGCCCGCATACACCCCCTCCAGGGACGTGCGGCAGTTCTCATCCACCTCAATATTGCCCCATTTGTTGAATTTCAGCCCCGGCGTCGTCTGCTGCAGAAGCGGATTGGCCCCGTTGCCGATCGCCACAATCACCGTATCGACATCCAGCACAAACTCGCTGCCCGCAATCGGCACCGGACGCCGACGCCCCGACTCATCCGGCTCGCCCAGCTCATACCGCAGGCACTCCACACCGACCACCTGACCCTGCTCATTGCCCAATATCCGCTTGGGATTCTGCAGCAGACAGAATTCCACCCCTTCCTCTTTGGCGTGATGCACCTCTTCCACCCGCGCGGGCATTTCTTTTTCGCTCCGCCGATACACCAGATACACCTTTTCCGCCCCCAGCCGCACGGCCATTCGCGCCGCGTCCATCGCCACATTGCCGCCGCCGAAAACCGCCACCCGACGGCTGCGGGCAATCGGCGTGTCCGCCCCCCGGCCGAACTGATAGGCCTTCATCAGATTCGCCCGCGTCAGGTATTCGTTGGCGCTGTACACCCCGACCAGCTGTTCTCCCTCAATGCCCATAAACTTCGGCAGCCCCGCCCCCACTCCGATATACACCGCATCAAAGCCGTCCTCTTTCATCAGCTGCTCGATTGTCCGCGTCCGCCCCACGATAAAATTGCAGACAATCTCCACCCCCATCTTCCGCAGCGTCTCAATCTCCTTGTGCACAATCGCCTTCGGCAGACGAAACTCCGGAATTCCGTACACCATCACCCCCCCCGGCTTGTGAAACGCCTCAAAAATCGTCACCGAATGCCCCGCCCGCCGCGTATCCGACGCCGCCACAATCCCGCCGGGACCGGACCCGATAATCGCCACCTTCTGCCCTGTCGGTGCGGCCACCCGAGGTGTCTCGGCCCTGTCCGCCCCCCAATCCGCTGCAAACCGCTCCAGCCGGCCGATCGATACACTCTTCATCACGTCCTTGAATTTCAGCCCTACGGTGCATTTTTCCTGGCACTGCACCTCCTGCGGACACACCCGACCGCAGACCGCCGGCAAAAGCGAATACTCCTTGATTATCTCCAGCGCCTTGGCATAGTTGCCCGCCGCAATCTGTGCAATAAAAGCAGGAATCGGAATCCGAACCGGACAGCCCTCCACACACGGAGCCGTCGGACACTGAAGACACCGCAGTGCCTCCAGCCGCGCCTGCTCCTCCGTATAGCCCAGCGCCACTTCATTCATATTCGACCGCCGAACCACAGGGTCCTGCTGCGGCATCTCCTGCGGAGGAATCTCAAATCGCTCTTTTGTCTTCAATTGCCCGCTTCGCTGCTTTTCCAGCAGTTCCTGAAGTTTTTTAGACAGTTCGCTCACCGCAATCTCTTCAACTAATTTTGATTATTCTTTCTGTCAAAAACAATCTCATTCCCTCGGCCTTTTTCTCTCACACAAAGGCCTTTTTCTCTCCCGAGAAAGTTTTTGTCATTTCCGCGTAAAAATTTGTCATTCCCGCGTAAAATTTTGTCATTCCCGCGTAGGCGGGAATCCAGCCATATCCTTCTTGCGACTTGTCCTTCAAAGCTTCCGCGAAGGAGGATGGCGGGAATCCGGTCTTTCCCGCATCTTGTCCTCCGTGGCTCCAGGTCAAGGAAGAAGGTAAAAGGCATTCTCCGCTTGCGTCGGCTCTATCCCCGCGGCTCCAGCCCGATTTTGCACCGATGCTGCCGGTACTCTTCATACGCCCGCTGTTCCAGGTCCTTGTAGGCGGCCATGCGCTTCATCATCAAATCAAAATTGACCTGATGGCCGTCAAACTCCGGTCCGTCCACACAGACAAACTGCGTCTTGCCGCCCACTTCCACCCGGCATCCGCCGCACATCCCCGTCCCATCCACCATAATCGTATTCAGCGAAACCTGCGTGGGAATCCCGAAGGGGCGCGTCGTCTCGCAGCAGAACTTCATCATAATCGTCGGACCGATGGCAATCACAAAATCGGGCTTGGGCTCCCGCCGGCAGACCTCTCCCAGCGGCTCTGTCACCAGCGCCTTGCGCCCGTACGAACCGTCATCGGTCACCACAATCAACTCATCGCTGAACTGCCTGAATTCTTCCTCCAGAATCAGCAGCCCTTTCGTTCGCGCCCCCAGAATGCTCACAACCCGGTTTCCCGCTTTTTTGAGCGCCTCAGCTATCGGCAGAAGCGGCGCAATCCCAATCCCCCCGCCCACACAGACACAGACCCCGAACTGGTCAATATGCGTCGGCTTGCCCAGCGGTCCCGCTACATACCCCAGACTGTCTCCCTCCTTCAAATCCGCCATCTGAGCCGTCGCCTTGCCCACCCGCTGAAAAATCAGCCGAATCGTCCCCTTCGTCTCATCCGCTCCGGCAATCGTCAGCGGAATCCGCTCCCCGCCCTCCTCATCCACCGAGACAATCACAAACTGCCCCGGTTTCCGGGCTCGGGCTACATACGGCGCTTCCACCTCCATTTGAAAGACATGTTCTGACAACTGCTTTTTAGACAGGATGTTATACACACTCTAACCTTTTCTTATCCCCGGCACCATAAATAACAATCACTTATAATAAAACAGGGTTATCCTTATAATAGACAACCCCGTTCTTTTCAAGACATTTTTGGCTTGAAAAAGAAAAAAACCTACACACGGCCTCCTATCTCCATCAGGAGGCGTTCCATAACAGCCGGGGCCGAGGTTTTGCCTGTCTTAATCTGATAATCCGCTTCTCCGAGCTGAGCAAGAATCCAGGCCAACTGCCGCACAGAAAACGGCCTGAGCTGCTCAAAAAAAGATTTCTGGATTTTTTCCCAAACTCCGACCTCTTTGGCAGCCGCCGCTTCCGACACCCCCTTTTCCAGCAGACATTTGGCCGTAAAAAGCCGCCGAAAATGGTAGGCAAACGCCCCCACCACAGTGAACTCCGCCGACTTGTCCGACTCAAACATCACCCGAAGCCGCCGCAGTGCTTCGGCCGTATTCCTTTTCATCAGCACATCAATCACATCAAAGGCGCCAAACGTGCGGTTCTGCCCGACCAGTCGCTGAACCTGCTCCGGCGTTATGGTCTTCTGCTCACCGACAAAAACCGCCAGTTTCTCCACTTCACCGCAAATCGCCCCCGGCTCATCTCCCGCCAGCTCCACGAGCAGCTGAGCCGCCGGCAGCGTCAGCGTCTTTCCAAAATGACTCCGGCAATACTCACACGCAAATCGCGGCAGTTCCCACGCTTTGACTTCCGTCTCAATCAGCCCGCCCAGCTGAGCCAAACGTTTCACCAGCCGGGTCCGCGTATCCGCCTTGCTGACCGTTAAAATCAGAATCCCAGTCGGGCTCGGATGTTCCAGATACTCTTCGAGCCGCGCCCGATTCCGGGAAAAAAACTCGTCCGCATTCTGAATCAGTACCACCCGACGGCTCGCCAGAAAAGGCACCGTCCGCAGCTCATCCAGAACTTCTGCAATTTCAGGAGGTTCTTCCCCCGTCGGTTGCCAAAGTGCCAGCTGCCTTTCCTCCTCCGTCAGGAACTGCTCCGTCAACCGGCGGGCCTGGCGGGCATTTAAGAAGGAATCAGGTCCGGCAATCAGATACAGCGG is part of the Anaerohalosphaeraceae bacterium genome and encodes:
- a CDS encoding DUF6569 family protein, with the protein product MNEEVRGVQILADLSEKLQTRPPLTYRNLTLVPLAGLNGSVSYLLASEAIEQGLLTVREVSTAGQVNSLRVENKSPHRILLLDGEELVGAKQNRILNTTILLEAQTVQDIPVSCVEQGRWHHCRPDFASGGLSFPKLRASKTRRVTESLCSIGQPLADQGEIWDEVDHALQAFELHSPTKAMKDVYDRQKDSWEDFTKALPYPEGACGVAAAICGRVLILDVFDKPDTLKKIWPRLTAAYALEALQQRKEPEKPFDEKNARFFLDGLKRCQTHLFRAVGLGEELRFQSDELFGQALWFEQSVIHLALFPNDGREHGQSRMMPPAFRRSRYMY
- the holA gene encoding DNA polymerase III subunit delta; the encoded protein is MNAKRAASVPAVSPLYLIAGPDSFLNARQARRLTEQFLTEEERQLALWQPTGEEPPEIAEVLDELRTVPFLASRRVVLIQNADEFFSRNRARLEEYLEHPSPTGILILTVSKADTRTRLVKRLAQLGGLIETEVKAWELPRFACEYCRSHFGKTLTLPAAQLLVELAGDEPGAICGEVEKLAVFVGEQKTITPEQVQRLVGQNRTFGAFDVIDVLMKRNTAEALRRLRVMFESDKSAEFTVVGAFAYHFRRLFTAKCLLEKGVSEAAAAKEVGVWEKIQKSFFEQLRPFSVRQLAWILAQLGEADYQIKTGKTSAPAVMERLLMEIGGRV
- the gltA gene encoding NADPH-dependent glutamate synthase, which encodes MSELSKKLQELLEKQRSGQLKTKERFEIPPQEMPQQDPVVRRSNMNEVALGYTEEQARLEALRCLQCPTAPCVEGCPVRIPIPAFIAQIAAGNYAKALEIIKEYSLLPAVCGRVCPQEVQCQEKCTVGLKFKDVMKSVSIGRLERFAADWGADRAETPRVAAPTGQKVAIIGSGPGGIVAASDTRRAGHSVTIFEAFHKPGGVMVYGIPEFRLPKAIVHKEIETLRKMGVEIVCNFIVGRTRTIEQLMKEDGFDAVYIGVGAGLPKFMGIEGEQLVGVYSANEYLTRANLMKAYQFGRGADTPIARSRRVAVFGGGNVAMDAARMAVRLGAEKVYLVYRRSEKEMPARVEEVHHAKEEGVEFCLLQNPKRILGNEQGQVVGVECLRYELGEPDESGRRRPVPIAGSEFVLDVDTVIVAIGNGANPLLQQTTPGLKFNKWGNIEVDENCRTSLEGVYAGGDIVLGAATVILAMGQGRIAAAAINEYLAGKRR
- a CDS encoding sulfide/dihydroorotate dehydrogenase-like FAD/NAD-binding protein; this translates as MYNILSKKQLSEHVFQMEVEAPYVARARKPGQFVIVSVDEEGGERIPLTIAGADETKGTIRLIFQRVGKATAQMADLKEGDSLGYVAGPLGKPTHIDQFGVCVCVGGGIGIAPLLPIAEALKKAGNRVVSILGARTKGLLILEEEFRQFSDELIVVTDDGSYGRKALVTEPLGEVCRREPKPDFVIAIGPTIMMKFCCETTRPFGIPTQVSLNTIMVDGTGMCGGCRVEVGGKTQFVCVDGPEFDGHQVNFDLMMKRMAAYKDLEQRAYEEYRQHRCKIGLEPRG
- a CDS encoding transcriptional regulator translates to MSRGQSLMRQWNLLKALQSVYFGIDSQELAQRLECSQRQVLRDLNILRELGFPITYEERDFGKRFWKLSRHFIESDRLVFTPTELISIYLSQKLLSPLSGTQFGEGLASLLEKIKAMLSPRTLEYFSRLEEHLLVKTSALNTYAAHDKVIRILTRAVQDSQTVRLRYQSTRHPEPYETLYQPYGLIFFDGDLYCIGWMQRYEEIRTLKVSRIQSAESTGQSFRRPADFSLVRHVQDSFGIFSEPAAPCKIRIRFNGWAAANVRETRRHPSQTILEDQGDRLLAQFEIAPSAELIRWILSFGSHAQVLTPRSLIRQLENELQRMLEQYTATQKN